In a single window of the Candoia aspera isolate rCanAsp1 chromosome 14, rCanAsp1.hap2, whole genome shotgun sequence genome:
- the PSMG3 gene encoding proteasome assembly chaperone 3, whose amino-acid sequence MAAQPIPVSKQTREVVRGIPTEVVCTAFGATILVVVTQYGKMGTLVSVEPDAAPEGISRPSWTTKVLLGKDEPLVHIFAKHLVTSVSQEAGNKAVLLAMALKDRSIEAIQTLQGLIRQCQVW is encoded by the exons ATGGCAGCCCAACCCATCCCAGTCTCGAAGCAGACCAGGGAGGTGGTGCGGGGCATCCCAACGGAGGTAGTATGCACGGCCTTTGGGGCCACGATCCTGGTGGTGGTGACCCAGTATGGGAAGATGGGGACTCTTGTCTCCGTGGAGCCGGATGCAGCACCTGAAGGGATCAGCAGACCTTCGTGGACCACAAAAGTTCTCCTCGGCAAAGATGAG CCTCTTGTCCACATCTTCGCCAAGCATCTGGTGACCTCGGTGTCTCAGGAAGCTGGGAACAAGGCCGTTCTCCTGGCGATGGCTCTGAAGGACAGAAGCATTGAGGCCATCCAAACACTGCAGGGACTCATTCGCCAATGCCAAGTATGGTGA